A genomic segment from Halomonas sp. TA22 encodes:
- a CDS encoding arginyltransferase — protein sequence MSSNAPRQPARDLRFFLTVPHACSYLEGHEATTLFLDPQETPVQDVYDSLALLGFRRSGRHLYRPHCDNCQACISVRIPVADFAPNRSQRKLLKRNADLTLHERPARFNAEHYALYSRYIRVRHADGDMFPPSHEQYRTFLTLDHPYARLLEFRLDGQLLAVSAIDVLGHGLSAIYTFFEPSEDFDRRSLGSFAVLSLIELARRHALPHVYLGYWIRECRKMNYKRAFQPLEYLHGRHWRRSITD from the coding sequence GTGAGCAGTAATGCGCCTCGACAGCCGGCGCGGGATCTGCGTTTCTTCCTCACGGTACCGCACGCCTGCAGCTATCTCGAGGGACACGAAGCCACCACTCTGTTCCTCGACCCTCAGGAGACGCCCGTTCAGGACGTCTACGACTCCCTTGCGTTGCTGGGGTTTCGCCGCAGTGGACGCCATCTCTACCGGCCACACTGCGACAACTGCCAGGCCTGCATATCGGTGCGCATTCCGGTCGCCGACTTCGCGCCCAATCGCAGCCAGCGCAAGCTGCTCAAGCGCAACGCCGACCTGACCCTGCATGAGCGACCGGCACGCTTCAATGCCGAGCACTATGCGCTCTATTCTCGCTATATTCGCGTGCGGCATGCCGACGGCGATATGTTTCCGCCCAGCCACGAGCAGTACCGGACCTTTTTGACCCTCGACCATCCCTATGCGCGGCTGCTGGAGTTTCGCCTCGATGGACAACTGCTCGCCGTCTCCGCGATCGACGTGCTGGGTCATGGCCTTTCGGCCATCTACACCTTCTTCGAACCTTCGGAGGATTTCGATCGTCGCTCGCTTGGCAGCTTTGCGGTACTTTCGCTGATCGAACTGGCTCGGCGCCATGCGCTACCCCACGTCTACCTGGGCTACTGGATTCGCGAATGCCGCAAGATGAATTACAAGCGCGCCTTCCAGCCTCTGGAGTACCTGCATGGACGCCACTGGCGCCGCAGCATAACCGATTGA
- the clpA gene encoding ATP-dependent Clp protease ATP-binding subunit ClpA yields MLSKELELTLNTAFTVARSKRHEFMTVEHLLLALLDNASAADVLRACGANLEKLRTDLQDFINSTTPLIPEDQSDRETQPTLGFQRVLQRAVFHVQSSGKSEVTGANVLVAIFSEQESQAVYFLKQQNVARVDAVNYIAHGISKVAGHTQSPSSPSQDAEEAEEGSGEGAAHPLTGYATNLNEQARLGKIDPLIGRDQELERVVQILARRRKNNPLLVGEAGVGKTAIAEGLAKRIVEEEVPDVISDAVVYSLDMGALLAGTKYRGDFEKRLKSLLAELKKQPNAILFIDEIHTVIGAGAASGGVMDASNLLKPLLSSGELRCIGSTTFQEFRGIFEKDRALARRFQKVDVMAPSVDDTIRILKGLRGRFEEHHRLKYTDGALESAVRLADRYINDRHLPDKAIDVIDEAGAHQRLLPSEMRVEAIDVEQVEAIVASIARIPPKSVSSSDRKLLSNLERDLKMLVFGQDEAITSLSAAIKLSRAGLKSPDKPVGSFLFSGPTGVGKTEVARQLAALMGIELVRFDMSEYMERHTVSRLIGAPPGYVGYDQGGLLTEAITKQPHCVLLLDEIEKAHPEVFNLLLQVMDHGRLTDNNGREADFRHVILIMTSNAGAEQISRRSIGFQNQDHSTDGMEVIRKTFTPEFRNRLDGIIPFHGLDPSVVRNVVDKFLVELQAQLDEKRVQLDVDDEARVWLAKKGYDPEMGARPMARLIQEKLKKPLAELILFGELADNGGVVHVTVAEEGNELHLATEAELA; encoded by the coding sequence ATGCTGAGCAAAGAACTTGAACTTACCCTGAACACGGCCTTTACCGTGGCGCGCTCCAAGCGTCATGAATTCATGACCGTGGAACACCTGCTGTTAGCTCTGCTGGATAACGCCTCTGCTGCGGATGTGTTGCGCGCGTGTGGCGCCAACCTCGAGAAACTGCGCACGGACCTGCAGGACTTCATCAACTCCACTACACCTTTGATTCCCGAGGATCAGAGTGACCGCGAGACGCAACCGACGCTGGGCTTCCAGCGCGTGCTGCAGCGCGCAGTCTTCCATGTCCAGTCATCGGGCAAGAGCGAAGTCACCGGTGCCAATGTGCTGGTCGCGATCTTCTCCGAACAGGAGAGCCAGGCTGTCTATTTCCTCAAGCAGCAGAACGTGGCTCGGGTCGATGCGGTCAATTACATCGCTCATGGCATCTCCAAGGTGGCGGGACACACCCAGAGCCCCTCCTCTCCCTCTCAGGATGCCGAAGAGGCCGAAGAGGGGAGCGGCGAGGGGGCGGCGCATCCGCTGACCGGCTATGCCACCAATCTCAATGAGCAGGCCCGGCTGGGCAAGATCGATCCGCTGATCGGACGCGATCAGGAGCTCGAGCGGGTCGTGCAGATCCTGGCGCGACGGCGCAAGAACAACCCGCTGCTGGTGGGTGAGGCCGGTGTCGGCAAGACCGCCATTGCCGAGGGGTTGGCCAAGCGCATCGTCGAGGAGGAGGTGCCCGACGTGATCAGCGATGCGGTGGTCTATTCGCTGGACATGGGGGCGCTGCTGGCCGGCACCAAATACCGCGGCGACTTCGAGAAACGCCTCAAGAGCCTGCTCGCCGAGCTCAAGAAGCAGCCCAACGCGATCCTGTTCATCGACGAGATCCACACCGTGATCGGGGCGGGCGCTGCCTCGGGCGGAGTAATGGATGCCTCGAACCTGCTCAAGCCGCTGCTCTCCTCCGGTGAGCTGCGCTGTATCGGCTCGACCACCTTCCAGGAATTCCGCGGCATCTTCGAGAAGGATCGTGCGCTGGCGCGGCGTTTCCAGAAAGTCGACGTCATGGCACCCTCCGTTGACGATACCATCCGCATTCTCAAGGGGTTGCGTGGACGCTTCGAGGAGCACCACCGCCTCAAGTACACCGATGGTGCGCTGGAGAGTGCGGTGCGCTTGGCCGATCGCTACATCAACGATCGTCATCTGCCCGACAAGGCGATCGACGTGATCGACGAGGCGGGAGCGCACCAGCGCCTGCTGCCATCGGAGATGCGGGTCGAGGCCATCGATGTCGAGCAGGTCGAGGCGATCGTCGCCTCCATTGCGCGGATTCCGCCGAAGAGTGTCTCCAGCTCGGATCGCAAGCTGCTCTCCAACCTGGAGCGTGACCTGAAGATGCTGGTCTTCGGTCAGGATGAGGCGATCACCAGTCTGTCGGCAGCGATCAAGCTGTCGCGGGCCGGGCTCAAGTCGCCGGATAAGCCGGTCGGCAGCTTCCTCTTCTCCGGTCCCACCGGGGTCGGCAAGACCGAAGTGGCGCGCCAGCTGGCCGCGTTGATGGGGATTGAGCTTGTGCGCTTCGACATGTCCGAGTACATGGAGCGTCATACCGTTTCGCGACTGATCGGTGCGCCTCCGGGCTATGTCGGTTACGACCAGGGCGGGCTGTTGACCGAGGCGATCACCAAGCAGCCACACTGTGTACTGCTGCTCGATGAGATCGAGAAGGCGCATCCGGAAGTCTTCAATCTGCTGCTGCAGGTGATGGACCATGGTCGACTGACCGATAACAATGGTCGCGAGGCGGACTTCCGCCATGTGATTTTGATCATGACCTCGAACGCCGGGGCCGAGCAGATTTCACGTCGCTCCATTGGTTTCCAGAATCAGGATCACTCGACCGATGGCATGGAGGTGATTCGCAAGACCTTCACCCCGGAGTTCCGTAATCGCCTGGATGGCATCATTCCGTTCCATGGGCTCGACCCCTCCGTGGTGCGCAACGTAGTCGACAAGTTTCTGGTGGAACTGCAGGCGCAGCTGGACGAGAAGCGCGTTCAGCTCGACGTCGACGACGAGGCGAGGGTATGGCTCGCCAAGAAGGGTTATGATCCGGAAATGGGTGCGCGCCCGATGGCTCGTCTGATTCAGGAGAAGCTCAAGAAACCGCTGGCCGAGCTTATCCTGTTCGGCGAACTGGCCGACAACGGTGGTGTCGTTCACGTTACCGTCGCCGAGGAGGGCAATGAACTGCATCTGGCCACGGAAGCGGAATTGGCTTGA
- the infA gene encoding translation initiation factor IF-1, which translates to MAREDHIEMEGVVVDTLPNTMFRVELENGHVVTAHISGKMRKNYIRILTGDKVKVELTPYDLSKGRIVYRSR; encoded by the coding sequence ATGGCACGTGAAGACCATATTGAAATGGAAGGCGTTGTCGTCGATACCCTTCCGAACACCATGTTTCGTGTCGAGCTTGAGAACGGCCACGTCGTGACGGCTCACATTTCGGGGAAGATGCGCAAGAATTACATTCGCATCCTGACCGGTGACAAGGTCAAAGTGGAGTTGACGCCGTACGATCTCTCCAAGGGCCGCATCGTCTACCGTTCTCGCTAA
- a CDS encoding NADP-dependent isocitrate dehydrogenase has translation MSKTPKIIYTLTDEAPALATHSLLPIIDAFTDPAGIEVETRDISLAGRIIAKFPDYLTEEQRIGDHLAELGELATTPEANIIKLPNISASTPQLKAAIKELQQQGYKLPNYPEEPQSAEEKEIQSRYDKVKGSAVNPVLREGNSDRRAPLSVKNYARKYPHRMGEWSADSKSHVAHMQDGDFYGSEKSALIESAGSLKIELIGKDGSATVLKEKTAVLAGEVVDAAVMSSKALRRFVAAEIEDAKSKGVLFSLHLKATMMKVSDPIMFGLVVDEFYGEVLNKHADALQQAGFDSTNGIGDLYSSIKTLPLETRSAIEADIQALYGQRPALAMVNSHKGITNLHVPSDVIVDASMPAMIRDSGKMWGTDDQLHDAKAVIPDRSYARIYQTVIEDCKTHGAFDPTTMGSVPNVGLMAQKAEEYGSHDKTFQIPADGSVRVTDESGKVIFEHAVEKGDIWRMCQTKDAPIQDWVKLAVTRARASSTPAVFWLDANRGHDAQLIKKVEQYLKAHDTDGLDIRIMTPEEAMKFSLERIRKGEDTISVTGNVLRDYLTDLFPIMELGTSAKMLSVVPLMNGGGLFETGAGGSAPKHVQQFLEENHLRWDSLGEFLALAASLEHLGETFGNVRAKLLADALDKANGQFLDSDKSPKRKVGELDNRGSHFYLALYWAQALAAQDEDAELKTLFSRLAETLQEKENTIVEELNQVQGKPMDINGYYHPDYDLTHQAMRPSKTLNDALAMVAKG, from the coding sequence ATGTCCAAAACGCCGAAGATCATCTACACGCTTACCGACGAAGCCCCCGCGCTGGCGACCCATTCGCTGCTGCCGATCATCGACGCCTTTACCGATCCCGCCGGGATCGAAGTGGAAACCCGCGACATCTCCCTGGCCGGACGGATCATCGCCAAGTTCCCCGACTACCTGACCGAAGAGCAGCGCATCGGCGATCACCTGGCCGAGCTCGGCGAGCTTGCCACCACGCCCGAAGCCAACATCATCAAGCTGCCCAATATCAGTGCCTCGACGCCCCAGCTCAAGGCCGCCATCAAGGAGCTTCAGCAGCAGGGCTACAAGCTGCCGAACTATCCCGAGGAGCCCCAGAGCGCCGAAGAAAAAGAGATCCAGTCACGCTACGACAAGGTCAAGGGCAGTGCGGTCAACCCGGTGCTGCGCGAAGGCAATTCCGACCGTCGTGCACCGCTCTCCGTCAAGAACTATGCCCGCAAGTATCCGCACCGCATGGGCGAGTGGAGCGCCGACTCCAAGTCCCACGTGGCACACATGCAAGATGGCGACTTCTACGGCAGCGAGAAGTCCGCACTGATCGAATCCGCAGGTAGCCTCAAGATCGAGCTTATAGGCAAGGATGGCAGCGCCACCGTGCTCAAGGAGAAGACGGCGGTGCTGGCAGGTGAAGTGGTCGACGCGGCGGTCATGAGCAGCAAGGCGCTGCGCCGCTTCGTCGCCGCCGAGATCGAGGACGCCAAGAGCAAGGGCGTGCTCTTCTCGCTGCACCTCAAGGCAACCATGATGAAGGTCTCCGACCCGATCATGTTCGGCCTGGTGGTCGACGAGTTCTATGGCGAGGTGCTGAACAAGCACGCCGACGCCCTGCAGCAAGCCGGTTTCGACTCCACCAACGGCATCGGCGACCTCTACTCGTCGATCAAGACGCTTCCTTTAGAGACGCGCAGCGCAATCGAGGCTGATATCCAGGCACTTTACGGTCAGCGCCCGGCGCTTGCCATGGTCAACTCGCACAAGGGCATCACCAACCTGCACGTGCCGAGTGACGTGATCGTCGATGCCTCGATGCCGGCCATGATCCGTGACTCCGGCAAGATGTGGGGCACGGACGATCAGTTGCACGATGCCAAGGCGGTGATTCCCGATCGCAGCTATGCGCGCATCTATCAGACCGTGATCGAGGATTGTAAGACGCATGGTGCCTTCGATCCGACCACCATGGGCAGCGTACCCAATGTCGGCCTGATGGCGCAGAAGGCCGAGGAGTATGGCTCCCACGACAAGACCTTCCAGATTCCCGCCGACGGCAGCGTGCGTGTCACCGACGAGAGCGGCAAGGTGATCTTCGAGCACGCCGTCGAGAAGGGCGACATCTGGCGCATGTGCCAGACCAAGGATGCGCCGATACAGGATTGGGTCAAGCTTGCCGTGACCCGCGCCCGCGCCAGCAGCACCCCGGCGGTGTTCTGGCTCGATGCCAATCGCGGCCACGACGCCCAGCTGATCAAGAAGGTCGAGCAGTACCTCAAGGCGCATGACACCGACGGGCTGGATATCCGCATCATGACGCCGGAAGAGGCCATGAAGTTCTCCCTGGAGCGCATTCGCAAGGGCGAAGACACCATCTCGGTCACCGGTAACGTGCTGCGCGACTACCTGACCGATCTGTTCCCGATCATGGAGCTTGGCACCAGCGCCAAGATGCTCTCCGTGGTGCCGCTGATGAACGGTGGCGGCCTGTTCGAGACAGGTGCCGGTGGCTCCGCACCGAAGCACGTGCAGCAGTTCCTCGAGGAGAATCACCTGCGCTGGGATTCGCTGGGCGAATTCCTGGCCCTGGCGGCCTCGCTGGAGCATCTAGGCGAAACCTTCGGCAACGTCCGCGCCAAATTGCTGGCCGATGCACTGGACAAGGCCAACGGCCAGTTCCTCGACAGCGACAAGTCGCCCAAGCGCAAGGTCGGAGAACTCGACAACCGTGGCAGCCACTTCTATCTGGCGCTCTACTGGGCCCAGGCACTGGCGGCACAGGACGAGGATGCCGAGCTCAAGACGCTGTTCTCGCGTCTGGCCGAGACACTGCAGGAAAAGGAGAACACCATTGTCGAAGAGCTCAATCAGGTCCAGGGCAAGCCGATGGACATCAACGGCTACTACCATCCCGACTACGATCTGACCCACCAGGCGATGCGTCCGAGCAAGACCCTCAACGATGCCCTGGCGATGGTCGCCAAAGGCTGA
- the hflD gene encoding high frequency lysogenization protein HflD → MSSTPIHSIPDTPMARQVMALAGVFQAAAVVNDLARTGQADERYWKTLIRATIDTDPESFEAIYGGHPNYLRQGLETLEAVVGRKQADPVVLRYGFSLLMLMQKLHKDDAMMATLGSKLTRIQGQAEHFGDTHENVVASLGELYQETLSTFKYRIVVQGDPTLLQQRMMPERVRATLLAGVRFALLWHQQGGRRWKLIFQRGAMKSAIDDINRH, encoded by the coding sequence ATGAGCAGCACCCCGATCCACTCCATCCCGGACACCCCCATGGCACGTCAGGTAATGGCACTGGCCGGGGTCTTCCAGGCTGCCGCCGTGGTCAACGACCTGGCACGCACCGGACAGGCCGACGAACGCTACTGGAAAACCTTGATCCGGGCCACCATCGATACCGACCCGGAGAGCTTCGAGGCGATCTACGGCGGGCACCCCAACTACCTGCGCCAGGGCCTCGAGACGCTCGAGGCCGTGGTAGGGCGCAAACAGGCCGACCCGGTGGTGTTGCGCTACGGCTTCTCGCTGCTGATGCTGATGCAGAAGCTGCACAAGGATGACGCGATGATGGCCACCCTGGGGAGCAAGCTGACCCGCATCCAGGGCCAGGCCGAGCACTTCGGCGACACTCACGAGAACGTGGTGGCAAGCCTGGGCGAGCTCTACCAGGAGACCCTCTCCACCTTCAAGTACCGCATCGTCGTGCAGGGTGACCCGACCCTGTTACAGCAGCGCATGATGCCCGAACGGGTACGCGCCACCCTGCTGGCCGGGGTGCGCTTTGCACTGCTCTGGCATCAGCAGGGCGGACGACGCTGGAAGTTGATCTTCCAGCGTGGCGCCATGAAGAGCGCCATCGACGACATCAACCGCCATTAA
- the aat gene encoding leucyl/phenylalanyl-tRNA--protein transferase — translation MLPWLASSPVLFPPIELALDDPQGLLAAGGALTPEWLLAAYRRGIFPWFSEGQPILWWSPSPRMVLFPDEIRVRRSLAKRLRNAGFQVTVDSDFAAVIDACAASREEQGGTWITDEMRDAYLLLHRRGVARSIEVWRERQLVGGLYGVMLGRMFFGESMFSRERDASKVALVHLTQRIQAHGGGLIDCQMHTAHLASMGAREIAREAFLDYLERYATDEQHIDLQGVANSEQ, via the coding sequence ATGTTGCCCTGGCTGGCGTCCTCTCCCGTCCTCTTCCCGCCCATCGAGCTTGCCCTGGATGATCCACAGGGGCTGCTCGCGGCGGGAGGTGCGCTGACGCCCGAGTGGCTCTTGGCCGCCTATCGGCGCGGCATCTTCCCTTGGTTTAGCGAAGGGCAGCCGATCCTATGGTGGTCGCCAAGCCCCCGCATGGTGCTGTTCCCTGACGAGATCCGAGTCCGTCGCAGCCTGGCCAAACGCCTGCGCAATGCCGGTTTTCAGGTCACCGTCGACAGCGATTTCGCTGCGGTCATCGATGCCTGTGCCGCCTCCCGTGAGGAGCAGGGGGGGACCTGGATCACCGATGAGATGCGCGATGCCTATCTGCTCCTCCATCGCAGGGGGGTGGCCCGCTCAATCGAGGTATGGCGTGAGAGGCAATTGGTGGGCGGGCTTTATGGGGTGATGCTCGGACGCATGTTCTTCGGCGAATCGATGTTCAGCCGTGAGCGCGATGCTTCCAAGGTGGCCCTGGTTCACCTGACCCAGCGCATCCAAGCACACGGCGGCGGGCTGATCGATTGCCAGATGCACACCGCACATTTGGCGAGCATGGGAGCCAGGGAGATCGCCCGCGAAGCGTTCCTCGACTATCTTGAGCGATATGCCACGGACGAGCAGCACATTGACCTGCAAGGAGTAGCAAACAGTGAGCAGTAA
- the mnmA gene encoding tRNA 2-thiouridine(34) synthase MnmA, giving the protein MTDTGSATGKVIVGMSGGVDSSVSALLLLEQGYQVEGLFMKNWDEDDGTEYCTAKEDLADAQAVCDKLGITLHTANFAAEYWDNVFEHFLAEYKAGRTPNPDILCNREIKFKVFLEYAEMLGAEKIATGHYVRQGIREGRPRLLKGIDANKDQSYFLHAVPEAAIARTLFPVGELEKPAVRALAEKHDLVTAKKKDSTGICFIGERRFSDFLKQYLPAQPGHIETPEGDVIGEHMGLMYYTLGQRQGLGIGGLAAYPEEPWYVAAKDLERNVLIAVQGKHHALLDSDALCTEPMDWVAGEPPASEGRFTAKTRYRQRDVSCRMQTNEDGGVTVLFDAPQRAVTPGQSLVLYDGDICLGGGVIRATWNHTEPTA; this is encoded by the coding sequence ATGACTGATACCGGCTCCGCCACGGGCAAGGTCATCGTCGGCATGTCCGGCGGCGTCGACTCCTCCGTCTCCGCCCTGCTGCTGCTCGAACAGGGCTATCAGGTCGAAGGACTGTTCATGAAGAACTGGGACGAGGACGACGGCACCGAATACTGTACCGCCAAGGAGGATTTGGCAGACGCCCAGGCCGTATGCGACAAGCTTGGCATCACGCTGCATACCGCCAACTTCGCTGCCGAATACTGGGACAATGTCTTCGAACATTTCCTGGCCGAGTACAAGGCCGGGCGCACGCCGAATCCCGACATCCTGTGCAACCGCGAGATCAAGTTCAAGGTGTTCCTCGAGTATGCCGAGATGCTCGGCGCCGAGAAGATCGCCACGGGCCACTATGTTCGCCAGGGCATTCGTGAAGGGCGGCCGCGCCTGCTCAAGGGCATCGACGCCAACAAGGATCAGAGCTACTTCCTGCACGCCGTGCCGGAGGCCGCCATCGCCCGCACGCTGTTCCCGGTCGGCGAGCTGGAGAAACCCGCGGTGCGTGCCCTGGCCGAGAAGCATGACCTGGTGACGGCGAAGAAGAAGGACTCGACGGGCATCTGCTTTATCGGCGAACGGCGCTTCAGCGACTTTCTCAAGCAGTACCTGCCCGCTCAGCCGGGCCACATCGAGACCCCCGAGGGCGACGTGATCGGCGAGCACATGGGGCTGATGTACTACACGCTGGGCCAGCGTCAAGGACTCGGCATCGGTGGGCTGGCCGCCTATCCCGAGGAGCCCTGGTACGTCGCCGCCAAGGATCTCGAACGCAATGTCCTGATCGCCGTGCAGGGCAAGCATCATGCGTTGCTCGACAGCGATGCGCTCTGCACCGAGCCGATGGACTGGGTGGCTGGCGAGCCGCCGGCAAGTGAGGGGCGCTTTACCGCCAAGACCCGCTACCGTCAGCGCGACGTCTCCTGCCGCATGCAGACCAATGAGGATGGCGGTGTGACGGTACTCTTCGACGCCCCGCAGCGCGCCGTGACACCGGGACAGTCACTGGTGCTCTACGATGGCGATATCTGCCTGGGCGGCGGGGTGATCCGCGCCACCTGGAACCACACGGAGCCCACCGCATGA
- a CDS encoding NUDIX domain-containing protein: MKRWSPRVTVATVIERAGRYLLVEEDRGGPFTLFNQPAGHLEKGERLLEAAEREVREETAWRVGITDYLGLYTYHSQDGVTFHSHGYVGMALAHLGNELDPDIHAVHWLTYDEIEELERAGRLRSPLVMRRIRDARSGRLFPLDVVQER, translated from the coding sequence ATGAAACGCTGGTCCCCCCGAGTCACTGTCGCCACCGTGATCGAGCGTGCCGGGCGCTACCTGCTCGTCGAGGAGGATCGCGGTGGCCCCTTCACCCTATTCAACCAGCCCGCGGGCCACCTTGAGAAAGGGGAGCGGCTGCTCGAGGCCGCCGAGCGCGAGGTGCGCGAGGAGACCGCCTGGCGCGTCGGCATCACCGACTACCTGGGACTCTACACCTACCACTCGCAGGATGGCGTGACCTTCCATAGCCATGGCTACGTGGGCATGGCGCTGGCGCATCTCGGCAACGAGCTGGACCCAGACATTCATGCCGTCCACTGGTTGACCTATGACGAAATAGAGGAGCTGGAGCGCGCCGGGCGCCTGCGCAGTCCACTGGTCATGCGGCGCATCCGCGATGCGCGCAGTGGGCGCCTCTTCCCGCTTGACGTGGTTCAGGAGCGTTGA
- a CDS encoding pseudouridine synthase has product MSALYLLHKPYRMLSQFTDTEGRATLADCIDVPGVYAAGRLDYDSEGLLLLSDDGALIHRISDPRHKQPKTYWVQVEGEPDRVALAALRSGIMLADGPTRPAKVRLIDSPPVAERDPPIRQRSNAPTRWLELTISEGRNRQVRRMTAHVGHPTLRLVRSAIGPWRLEGLAPGQWRRETLHAPITSPPRRRTAPANRRGR; this is encoded by the coding sequence ATGAGCGCACTCTATCTGCTGCACAAGCCATACCGGATGCTCTCGCAATTCACCGATACCGAGGGGCGTGCGACGCTTGCCGATTGCATCGACGTGCCCGGCGTCTACGCCGCCGGCCGGCTCGATTACGACTCCGAGGGCCTGCTGCTGCTCAGCGATGATGGCGCCCTGATCCACCGCATCAGCGATCCGCGCCACAAGCAGCCCAAGACCTACTGGGTACAGGTCGAGGGCGAACCCGATCGCGTCGCCCTTGCAGCACTGCGCTCGGGGATCATGCTGGCCGATGGCCCAACCCGCCCAGCCAAGGTGCGCCTGATCGACTCACCGCCGGTGGCCGAGCGTGACCCGCCGATACGCCAGCGCAGCAACGCACCCACTCGCTGGCTCGAGCTGACCATCAGCGAAGGGCGCAACCGTCAGGTACGGCGCATGACCGCGCATGTCGGGCACCCTACGCTGCGCCTGGTGCGCTCGGCCATCGGCCCCTGGCGGCTCGAGGGGCTAGCGCCGGGCCAGTGGCGCCGCGAGACGCTGCACGCCCCGATCACTTCACCGCCCAGGCGCCGCACGGCACCTGCCAACAGGAGAGGCCGATGA
- the clpS gene encoding ATP-dependent Clp protease adapter ClpS, translated as MGMTRPPRPEQEDDGSLAVDPAQPELAKPPMYKVILHNDDFTPMEFVVEVLQAFFHLDSEKAVQIMLAVHTQGKATCGIFTRDIAETKCHLVNEYARECQHPLLCDIDIAD; from the coding sequence ATGGGCATGACGCGCCCCCCTCGGCCCGAGCAGGAGGACGACGGCAGCCTGGCCGTCGATCCTGCTCAGCCGGAATTGGCCAAGCCGCCGATGTACAAAGTGATTTTGCATAACGATGACTTCACGCCCATGGAGTTCGTTGTCGAGGTGCTGCAGGCGTTCTTTCATCTCGACAGTGAAAAGGCCGTCCAGATCATGCTGGCGGTACATACCCAGGGCAAGGCGACATGCGGCATCTTTACTCGCGATATCGCCGAAACCAAATGCCATCTCGTCAACGAATATGCCAGGGAGTGTCAGCACCCGCTGCTGTGTGATATCGACATTGCCGACTGA